In Lineus longissimus chromosome 9, tnLinLong1.2, whole genome shotgun sequence, one genomic interval encodes:
- the LOC135493283 gene encoding kinesin-like protein KIF3A isoform X5 produces the protein MTDVDHKKDSDNVKVVVRCRPLNEKEKETGCKLAVKTDSVRGSISATNPNATHGEPPKEFTFDVVFGHDCKQVDVYNEIARPIVDFVLEGFNGTIFAYGQTGTGKTFTMEGIRSVPELRGIIPNSFAHVFGHIAKAEDDVRFLVRVSYLEIYNEEVRDLLGKDQTHRLEVKERPDVGVYVKDLSAFVVNNADDMDRIMTLGNKNRVVGSTNMNATSSRSHAIFTVTIECGEKGPDGKHHVRVGKLHLVDLAGSERQAKTGATGMRLKEATKINLSLSTLGNVISALVDGKSTHIPYRNSKLTRLLQDSLGGNSKTLMIANVGPADYNFDESISTLRYANRAKNIKNKAKINEDPKDALLRQFQKEIEELKRQLDEGGEGIEGSGSDETDTDEEEVIINGVKQKRGRRKKKTGAKLSKEKMSEIQAKIEADRKMLETKKDMEEEERDRVKMDLETKEQELRKAQEEQDALQLKLSAIEKKIIVGGENLLEKAEEQERLLEESAKELEERQQKEEELKKALEEKEGETLEMEGKYNTLQEEAQYKTKKMKKLFVMLMQAKSEVVDLQQEHQREMEGLLENIREMTRELKLQMLTIDTFIPPEYQEMIEQYVHWNEDIGEWQLKCVAYSGNNMRKQTPQDVSKDKEKFEETDMQEIFLAYTAEGAQQALNKPAKPTKGKSGSRPKSSRPKSSKGN, from the exons ATGACGGACGTG GACCACAAAAAGGACTCTGACAATGTCAAGGTGGTTGTCCGCTGTCGACCATTAAACGAAAAAGAGAAGGAGACAGGATGTAAACTTGCTGTTAAG ACGGACAGTGTGAGGGGATCGATTTCTGCAACCAATCCTAATGCAACCCATGGTGAGCCTCCAAAGGAGTTCACCTTCGATGTGGTGTTCGGTCATGACTGTAAACAGGTGGATGTCTACAATGAAATAGCCAGACCAATAGTGGACTTTGTGTTAGAAGGTTTCAATG GCACTATATTTGCATATGGCCAGACTGGCACAGGAAAAACCTTCACGATGGAGGGCATACGCTCAGTTCCAGAGTTACGAGGCATCATACCAAATAGTTTTGCACATGTATTTGGTCACATCGCAAAGGCTGAAGATGACGTGAG GTTCTTGGTGCGTGTGTCCTACCTAGAAATCTACAATGAAGAAGTGCGGGATCTTTTGGGTAAAGATCAGACACACAGATTGGAGGTGAAGGAAAGACCAGATGTTGGCGTCTATGTCAAGGATCTCTCGGCCTTTGTTGTAAACAATGCTGATGACATGGACAGGATTATGACATTAGGCAACAAAAATC gcGTTGTTGGTTCGACGAATATGAATGCGACAAGTTCAAGGTCACATGCCATTTTCACCGTCACAATAGAATGTGGTGAGAAGGGACCAGATGGAAAACATCACGTGCGCGTCGGCAAGCTTCATCTAGTCGATTTAGCC GGCTCTGAAAGACAAGCCAAAACTGGTGCTACAGGCATGAGGCTGAAGGAAGCGACCAAGATCAATCTGTCCTTGTCGACCCTCGGGAACGTAATCTCGGCTCTTGTTGATGGCAAGAGCACACATATACCCTACAGGAACTCTAAACTGACTAGACTGCTGCAGGACTCTCTTGGTggaaattctaaaacacttaTG ATTGCAAATGTGGGTCCTGCTGACTACAACTTTGACGAGAGCATTAGTACGCTTCGATATGCCAACCGAGCCAAAAACATCAAGAACAAAGCCAAAATCAATGAGGATCCCAAAGACGCCCTCTTACGGCAGTTCCAGAAAGAGATTGAAGAGTTAAAGCGGCAACTTGACGAAGGTGGTG aggGTATCGAGGGCAGCGGCTCCGATGAGACAGATACGGATGAAGAGGAAGTCATCATCAATGGAGTCAAGCAGAAGAGGGGacggaggaagaagaagactgGGG CCAAGCTCTCCAAGGAGAAGATGTCCGAGATCCAGGCGAAGATCGAGGCTGATCGTAAAATGTTGGAGACAAAGAAAGACATGGAAGAGGAGGAACGTGACCGGGTGAAGATGGATCTTGAAACGAAAGAGCAGGAACTGAGAAAAGCCCA AGAAGAGCAAGACGCCCTCCAGCTCAAGCTTTCTgcgattgagaaaaaaattattgtggGTGGTGAGAATCTCTTGGAGAAGGCTGAGGAACAGGAGCGACTCCTGGAGGAGAGCGCTAAAGAGCTCGAGGAACGCCAACAGAAAGAAGAGGAACTGAAGAAAGCACTGGAAGAAAAAGAG GGCGAGACATTAGAGATGGAAGGGAAGTACAACACACTCCAGGAGGAAGCTCAATATAAGACCAAAAAGATGAAGAAGCTCTTTGTGATGTTGATGCAGGCCAAGTCTGAG GTTGTTGATCTTCAACAAGAGCACCAGAGAGAGATGGAGGGCCTGCTTGAGAATATCAGGGAAATGACACGTGAATTAAAACTTCAGATGCTGACTATTGACACATTCATACCTCCAGAATACCAG GAGATGATTGAGCAGTACGTACACTGGAATGAAGACATAGGTGAATGGCAGCTCAAGTGTGTGGCGTATAGCGGGAACAACATGCGAAAACAGACGCCCCAAGATGTTAGTAAAGATAAAGAAAAG TTTGAAGAGACTGATATGCAGGAAATCTTCCTAGCCTACACAGCTGAGGGAGCCCAACAAGCCTTGAACAAACCTGCTAAGCCAACTAAAGGAAAGTCGGGGAGCCGGCCAAAGTCTTCCCGACCAAAGTCATCAAAAGG CAACTGA
- the LOC135493283 gene encoding kinesin-like protein KIF3A isoform X4 → MTDVDHKKDSDNVKVVVRCRPLNEKEKETGCKLAVKTDSVRGSISATNPNATHGEPPKEFTFDVVFGHDCKQVDVYNEIARPIVDFVLEGFNGTIFAYGQTGTGKTFTMEGIRSVPELRGIIPNSFAHVFGHIAKAEDDVRFLVRVSYLEIYNEEVRDLLGKDQTHRLEVKERPDVGVYVKDLSAFVVNNADDMDRIMTLGNKNRVVGSTNMNATSSRSHAIFTVTIECGEKGPDGKHHVRVGKLHLVDLAGSERQAKTGATGMRLKEATKINLSLSTLGNVISALVDGKSTHIPYRNSKLTRLLQDSLGGNSKTLMIANVGPADYNFDESISTLRYANRAKNIKNKAKINEDPKDALLRQFQKEIEELKRQLDEGGEGIEGSGSDETDTDEEEVIINGVKQKRGRRKKKTGAKLSKEKMSEIQAKIEADRKMLETKKDMEEEERDRVKMDLETKEQELRKAQEEQDALQLKLSAIEKKIIVGGENLLEKAEEQERLLEESAKELEERQQKEEELKKALEEKEGETLEMEGKYNTLQEEAQYKTKKMKKLFVMLMQAKSEVVDLQQEHQREMEGLLENIREMTRELKLQMLTIDTFIPPEYQEMIEQYVHWNEDIGEWQLKCVAYSGNNMRKQTPQDVSKDKEKFEETDMQEIFLAYTAEGAQQALNKPAKPTKGKSGSRPKSSRPKSSKGYQYLFGSDAV, encoded by the exons ATGACGGACGTG GACCACAAAAAGGACTCTGACAATGTCAAGGTGGTTGTCCGCTGTCGACCATTAAACGAAAAAGAGAAGGAGACAGGATGTAAACTTGCTGTTAAG ACGGACAGTGTGAGGGGATCGATTTCTGCAACCAATCCTAATGCAACCCATGGTGAGCCTCCAAAGGAGTTCACCTTCGATGTGGTGTTCGGTCATGACTGTAAACAGGTGGATGTCTACAATGAAATAGCCAGACCAATAGTGGACTTTGTGTTAGAAGGTTTCAATG GCACTATATTTGCATATGGCCAGACTGGCACAGGAAAAACCTTCACGATGGAGGGCATACGCTCAGTTCCAGAGTTACGAGGCATCATACCAAATAGTTTTGCACATGTATTTGGTCACATCGCAAAGGCTGAAGATGACGTGAG GTTCTTGGTGCGTGTGTCCTACCTAGAAATCTACAATGAAGAAGTGCGGGATCTTTTGGGTAAAGATCAGACACACAGATTGGAGGTGAAGGAAAGACCAGATGTTGGCGTCTATGTCAAGGATCTCTCGGCCTTTGTTGTAAACAATGCTGATGACATGGACAGGATTATGACATTAGGCAACAAAAATC gcGTTGTTGGTTCGACGAATATGAATGCGACAAGTTCAAGGTCACATGCCATTTTCACCGTCACAATAGAATGTGGTGAGAAGGGACCAGATGGAAAACATCACGTGCGCGTCGGCAAGCTTCATCTAGTCGATTTAGCC GGCTCTGAAAGACAAGCCAAAACTGGTGCTACAGGCATGAGGCTGAAGGAAGCGACCAAGATCAATCTGTCCTTGTCGACCCTCGGGAACGTAATCTCGGCTCTTGTTGATGGCAAGAGCACACATATACCCTACAGGAACTCTAAACTGACTAGACTGCTGCAGGACTCTCTTGGTggaaattctaaaacacttaTG ATTGCAAATGTGGGTCCTGCTGACTACAACTTTGACGAGAGCATTAGTACGCTTCGATATGCCAACCGAGCCAAAAACATCAAGAACAAAGCCAAAATCAATGAGGATCCCAAAGACGCCCTCTTACGGCAGTTCCAGAAAGAGATTGAAGAGTTAAAGCGGCAACTTGACGAAGGTGGTG aggGTATCGAGGGCAGCGGCTCCGATGAGACAGATACGGATGAAGAGGAAGTCATCATCAATGGAGTCAAGCAGAAGAGGGGacggaggaagaagaagactgGGG CCAAGCTCTCCAAGGAGAAGATGTCCGAGATCCAGGCGAAGATCGAGGCTGATCGTAAAATGTTGGAGACAAAGAAAGACATGGAAGAGGAGGAACGTGACCGGGTGAAGATGGATCTTGAAACGAAAGAGCAGGAACTGAGAAAAGCCCA AGAAGAGCAAGACGCCCTCCAGCTCAAGCTTTCTgcgattgagaaaaaaattattgtggGTGGTGAGAATCTCTTGGAGAAGGCTGAGGAACAGGAGCGACTCCTGGAGGAGAGCGCTAAAGAGCTCGAGGAACGCCAACAGAAAGAAGAGGAACTGAAGAAAGCACTGGAAGAAAAAGAG GGCGAGACATTAGAGATGGAAGGGAAGTACAACACACTCCAGGAGGAAGCTCAATATAAGACCAAAAAGATGAAGAAGCTCTTTGTGATGTTGATGCAGGCCAAGTCTGAG GTTGTTGATCTTCAACAAGAGCACCAGAGAGAGATGGAGGGCCTGCTTGAGAATATCAGGGAAATGACACGTGAATTAAAACTTCAGATGCTGACTATTGACACATTCATACCTCCAGAATACCAG GAGATGATTGAGCAGTACGTACACTGGAATGAAGACATAGGTGAATGGCAGCTCAAGTGTGTGGCGTATAGCGGGAACAACATGCGAAAACAGACGCCCCAAGATGTTAGTAAAGATAAAGAAAAG TTTGAAGAGACTGATATGCAGGAAATCTTCCTAGCCTACACAGCTGAGGGAGCCCAACAAGCCTTGAACAAACCTGCTAAGCCAACTAAAGGAAAGTCGGGGAGCCGGCCAAAGTCTTCCCGACCAAAGTCATCAAAAGG GTATCAGTACCTGTTTGGTTCTGACGCAGTGTGA
- the LOC135493283 gene encoding kinesin-like protein KIF3A isoform X1, whose product MTDVDHKKDSDNVKVVVRCRPLNEKEKETGCKLAVKTDSVRGSISATNPNATHGEPPKEFTFDVVFGHDCKQVDVYNEIARPIVDFVLEGFNGTIFAYGQTGTGKTFTMEGIRSVPELRGIIPNSFAHVFGHIAKAEDDVRFLVRVSYLEIYNEEVRDLLGKDQTHRLEVKERPDVGVYVKDLSAFVVNNADDMDRIMTLGNKNRVVGSTNMNATSSRSHAIFTVTIECGEKGPDGKHHVRVGKLHLVDLAGSERQAKTGATGMRLKEATKINLSLSTLGNVISALVDGKSTHIPYRNSKLTRLLQDSLGGNSKTLMIANVGPADYNFDESISTLRYANRAKNIKNKAKINEDPKDALLRQFQKEIEELKRQLDEGGEGIEGSGSDETDTDEEEVIINGVKQKRGRRKKKTGAKLSKEKMSEIQAKIEADRKMLETKKDMEEEERDRVKMDLETKEQELRKAQEEQDALQLKLSAIEKKIIVGGENLLEKAEEQERLLEESAKELEERQQKEEELKKALEEKEGETLEMEGKYNTLQEEAQYKTKKMKKLFVMLMQAKSEVVDLQQEHQREMEGLLENIREMTRELKLQMLTIDTFIPPEYQEMIEQYVHWNEDIGEWQLKCVAYSGNNMRKQTPQDVSKDKEKFEETDMQEIFLAYTAEGAQQALNKPAKPTKGKSGSRPKSSRPKSSKGRSEKTSRKKAETMDNEFDGLVP is encoded by the exons ATGACGGACGTG GACCACAAAAAGGACTCTGACAATGTCAAGGTGGTTGTCCGCTGTCGACCATTAAACGAAAAAGAGAAGGAGACAGGATGTAAACTTGCTGTTAAG ACGGACAGTGTGAGGGGATCGATTTCTGCAACCAATCCTAATGCAACCCATGGTGAGCCTCCAAAGGAGTTCACCTTCGATGTGGTGTTCGGTCATGACTGTAAACAGGTGGATGTCTACAATGAAATAGCCAGACCAATAGTGGACTTTGTGTTAGAAGGTTTCAATG GCACTATATTTGCATATGGCCAGACTGGCACAGGAAAAACCTTCACGATGGAGGGCATACGCTCAGTTCCAGAGTTACGAGGCATCATACCAAATAGTTTTGCACATGTATTTGGTCACATCGCAAAGGCTGAAGATGACGTGAG GTTCTTGGTGCGTGTGTCCTACCTAGAAATCTACAATGAAGAAGTGCGGGATCTTTTGGGTAAAGATCAGACACACAGATTGGAGGTGAAGGAAAGACCAGATGTTGGCGTCTATGTCAAGGATCTCTCGGCCTTTGTTGTAAACAATGCTGATGACATGGACAGGATTATGACATTAGGCAACAAAAATC gcGTTGTTGGTTCGACGAATATGAATGCGACAAGTTCAAGGTCACATGCCATTTTCACCGTCACAATAGAATGTGGTGAGAAGGGACCAGATGGAAAACATCACGTGCGCGTCGGCAAGCTTCATCTAGTCGATTTAGCC GGCTCTGAAAGACAAGCCAAAACTGGTGCTACAGGCATGAGGCTGAAGGAAGCGACCAAGATCAATCTGTCCTTGTCGACCCTCGGGAACGTAATCTCGGCTCTTGTTGATGGCAAGAGCACACATATACCCTACAGGAACTCTAAACTGACTAGACTGCTGCAGGACTCTCTTGGTggaaattctaaaacacttaTG ATTGCAAATGTGGGTCCTGCTGACTACAACTTTGACGAGAGCATTAGTACGCTTCGATATGCCAACCGAGCCAAAAACATCAAGAACAAAGCCAAAATCAATGAGGATCCCAAAGACGCCCTCTTACGGCAGTTCCAGAAAGAGATTGAAGAGTTAAAGCGGCAACTTGACGAAGGTGGTG aggGTATCGAGGGCAGCGGCTCCGATGAGACAGATACGGATGAAGAGGAAGTCATCATCAATGGAGTCAAGCAGAAGAGGGGacggaggaagaagaagactgGGG CCAAGCTCTCCAAGGAGAAGATGTCCGAGATCCAGGCGAAGATCGAGGCTGATCGTAAAATGTTGGAGACAAAGAAAGACATGGAAGAGGAGGAACGTGACCGGGTGAAGATGGATCTTGAAACGAAAGAGCAGGAACTGAGAAAAGCCCA AGAAGAGCAAGACGCCCTCCAGCTCAAGCTTTCTgcgattgagaaaaaaattattgtggGTGGTGAGAATCTCTTGGAGAAGGCTGAGGAACAGGAGCGACTCCTGGAGGAGAGCGCTAAAGAGCTCGAGGAACGCCAACAGAAAGAAGAGGAACTGAAGAAAGCACTGGAAGAAAAAGAG GGCGAGACATTAGAGATGGAAGGGAAGTACAACACACTCCAGGAGGAAGCTCAATATAAGACCAAAAAGATGAAGAAGCTCTTTGTGATGTTGATGCAGGCCAAGTCTGAG GTTGTTGATCTTCAACAAGAGCACCAGAGAGAGATGGAGGGCCTGCTTGAGAATATCAGGGAAATGACACGTGAATTAAAACTTCAGATGCTGACTATTGACACATTCATACCTCCAGAATACCAG GAGATGATTGAGCAGTACGTACACTGGAATGAAGACATAGGTGAATGGCAGCTCAAGTGTGTGGCGTATAGCGGGAACAACATGCGAAAACAGACGCCCCAAGATGTTAGTAAAGATAAAGAAAAG TTTGAAGAGACTGATATGCAGGAAATCTTCCTAGCCTACACAGCTGAGGGAGCCCAACAAGCCTTGAACAAACCTGCTAAGCCAACTAAAGGAAAGTCGGGGAGCCGGCCAAAGTCTTCCCGACCAAAGTCATCAAAAGG GCGGTCAGAGAAGACAAGCAGGAAGAAAGCCGAGACGATGGATAACGAATTTGATGGATTAGTACCGTAG
- the LOC135493283 gene encoding kinesin-like protein KIF3A isoform X2, which translates to MRDHKKDSDNVKVVVRCRPLNEKEKETGCKLAVKTDSVRGSISATNPNATHGEPPKEFTFDVVFGHDCKQVDVYNEIARPIVDFVLEGFNGTIFAYGQTGTGKTFTMEGIRSVPELRGIIPNSFAHVFGHIAKAEDDVRFLVRVSYLEIYNEEVRDLLGKDQTHRLEVKERPDVGVYVKDLSAFVVNNADDMDRIMTLGNKNRVVGSTNMNATSSRSHAIFTVTIECGEKGPDGKHHVRVGKLHLVDLAGSERQAKTGATGMRLKEATKINLSLSTLGNVISALVDGKSTHIPYRNSKLTRLLQDSLGGNSKTLMIANVGPADYNFDESISTLRYANRAKNIKNKAKINEDPKDALLRQFQKEIEELKRQLDEGGEGIEGSGSDETDTDEEEVIINGVKQKRGRRKKKTGAKLSKEKMSEIQAKIEADRKMLETKKDMEEEERDRVKMDLETKEQELRKAQEEQDALQLKLSAIEKKIIVGGENLLEKAEEQERLLEESAKELEERQQKEEELKKALEEKEGETLEMEGKYNTLQEEAQYKTKKMKKLFVMLMQAKSEVVDLQQEHQREMEGLLENIREMTRELKLQMLTIDTFIPPEYQEMIEQYVHWNEDIGEWQLKCVAYSGNNMRKQTPQDVSKDKEKFEETDMQEIFLAYTAEGAQQALNKPAKPTKGKSGSRPKSSRPKSSKGRSEKTSRKKAETMDNEFDGLVP; encoded by the exons ATGCGG GACCACAAAAAGGACTCTGACAATGTCAAGGTGGTTGTCCGCTGTCGACCATTAAACGAAAAAGAGAAGGAGACAGGATGTAAACTTGCTGTTAAG ACGGACAGTGTGAGGGGATCGATTTCTGCAACCAATCCTAATGCAACCCATGGTGAGCCTCCAAAGGAGTTCACCTTCGATGTGGTGTTCGGTCATGACTGTAAACAGGTGGATGTCTACAATGAAATAGCCAGACCAATAGTGGACTTTGTGTTAGAAGGTTTCAATG GCACTATATTTGCATATGGCCAGACTGGCACAGGAAAAACCTTCACGATGGAGGGCATACGCTCAGTTCCAGAGTTACGAGGCATCATACCAAATAGTTTTGCACATGTATTTGGTCACATCGCAAAGGCTGAAGATGACGTGAG GTTCTTGGTGCGTGTGTCCTACCTAGAAATCTACAATGAAGAAGTGCGGGATCTTTTGGGTAAAGATCAGACACACAGATTGGAGGTGAAGGAAAGACCAGATGTTGGCGTCTATGTCAAGGATCTCTCGGCCTTTGTTGTAAACAATGCTGATGACATGGACAGGATTATGACATTAGGCAACAAAAATC gcGTTGTTGGTTCGACGAATATGAATGCGACAAGTTCAAGGTCACATGCCATTTTCACCGTCACAATAGAATGTGGTGAGAAGGGACCAGATGGAAAACATCACGTGCGCGTCGGCAAGCTTCATCTAGTCGATTTAGCC GGCTCTGAAAGACAAGCCAAAACTGGTGCTACAGGCATGAGGCTGAAGGAAGCGACCAAGATCAATCTGTCCTTGTCGACCCTCGGGAACGTAATCTCGGCTCTTGTTGATGGCAAGAGCACACATATACCCTACAGGAACTCTAAACTGACTAGACTGCTGCAGGACTCTCTTGGTggaaattctaaaacacttaTG ATTGCAAATGTGGGTCCTGCTGACTACAACTTTGACGAGAGCATTAGTACGCTTCGATATGCCAACCGAGCCAAAAACATCAAGAACAAAGCCAAAATCAATGAGGATCCCAAAGACGCCCTCTTACGGCAGTTCCAGAAAGAGATTGAAGAGTTAAAGCGGCAACTTGACGAAGGTGGTG aggGTATCGAGGGCAGCGGCTCCGATGAGACAGATACGGATGAAGAGGAAGTCATCATCAATGGAGTCAAGCAGAAGAGGGGacggaggaagaagaagactgGGG CCAAGCTCTCCAAGGAGAAGATGTCCGAGATCCAGGCGAAGATCGAGGCTGATCGTAAAATGTTGGAGACAAAGAAAGACATGGAAGAGGAGGAACGTGACCGGGTGAAGATGGATCTTGAAACGAAAGAGCAGGAACTGAGAAAAGCCCA AGAAGAGCAAGACGCCCTCCAGCTCAAGCTTTCTgcgattgagaaaaaaattattgtggGTGGTGAGAATCTCTTGGAGAAGGCTGAGGAACAGGAGCGACTCCTGGAGGAGAGCGCTAAAGAGCTCGAGGAACGCCAACAGAAAGAAGAGGAACTGAAGAAAGCACTGGAAGAAAAAGAG GGCGAGACATTAGAGATGGAAGGGAAGTACAACACACTCCAGGAGGAAGCTCAATATAAGACCAAAAAGATGAAGAAGCTCTTTGTGATGTTGATGCAGGCCAAGTCTGAG GTTGTTGATCTTCAACAAGAGCACCAGAGAGAGATGGAGGGCCTGCTTGAGAATATCAGGGAAATGACACGTGAATTAAAACTTCAGATGCTGACTATTGACACATTCATACCTCCAGAATACCAG GAGATGATTGAGCAGTACGTACACTGGAATGAAGACATAGGTGAATGGCAGCTCAAGTGTGTGGCGTATAGCGGGAACAACATGCGAAAACAGACGCCCCAAGATGTTAGTAAAGATAAAGAAAAG TTTGAAGAGACTGATATGCAGGAAATCTTCCTAGCCTACACAGCTGAGGGAGCCCAACAAGCCTTGAACAAACCTGCTAAGCCAACTAAAGGAAAGTCGGGGAGCCGGCCAAAGTCTTCCCGACCAAAGTCATCAAAAGG GCGGTCAGAGAAGACAAGCAGGAAGAAAGCCGAGACGATGGATAACGAATTTGATGGATTAGTACCGTAG
- the LOC135493283 gene encoding kinesin-like protein KIF3A isoform X3 encodes MTDVDHKKDSDNVKVVVRCRPLNEKEKETGCKLAVKTDSVRGSISATNPNATHGEPPKEFTFDVVFGHDCKQVDVYNEIARPIVDFVLEGFNGTIFAYGQTGTGKTFTMEGIRSVPELRGIIPNSFAHVFGHIAKAEDDVRFLVRVSYLEIYNEEVRDLLGKDQTHRLEVKERPDVGVYVKDLSAFVVNNADDMDRIMTLGNKNRVVGSTNMNATSSRSHAIFTVTIECGEKGPDGKHHVRVGKLHLVDLAGSERQAKTGATGMRLKEATKINLSLSTLGNVISALVDGKSTHIPYRNSKLTRLLQDSLGGNSKTLMIANVGPADYNFDESISTLRYANRAKNIKNKAKINEDPKDALLRQFQKEIEELKRQLDEEGIEGSGSDETDTDEEEVIINGVKQKRGRRKKKTGAKLSKEKMSEIQAKIEADRKMLETKKDMEEEERDRVKMDLETKEQELRKAQEEQDALQLKLSAIEKKIIVGGENLLEKAEEQERLLEESAKELEERQQKEEELKKALEEKEGETLEMEGKYNTLQEEAQYKTKKMKKLFVMLMQAKSEVVDLQQEHQREMEGLLENIREMTRELKLQMLTIDTFIPPEYQEMIEQYVHWNEDIGEWQLKCVAYSGNNMRKQTPQDVSKDKEKFEETDMQEIFLAYTAEGAQQALNKPAKPTKGKSGSRPKSSRPKSSKGRSEKTSRKKAETMDNEFDGLVP; translated from the exons ATGACGGACGTG GACCACAAAAAGGACTCTGACAATGTCAAGGTGGTTGTCCGCTGTCGACCATTAAACGAAAAAGAGAAGGAGACAGGATGTAAACTTGCTGTTAAG ACGGACAGTGTGAGGGGATCGATTTCTGCAACCAATCCTAATGCAACCCATGGTGAGCCTCCAAAGGAGTTCACCTTCGATGTGGTGTTCGGTCATGACTGTAAACAGGTGGATGTCTACAATGAAATAGCCAGACCAATAGTGGACTTTGTGTTAGAAGGTTTCAATG GCACTATATTTGCATATGGCCAGACTGGCACAGGAAAAACCTTCACGATGGAGGGCATACGCTCAGTTCCAGAGTTACGAGGCATCATACCAAATAGTTTTGCACATGTATTTGGTCACATCGCAAAGGCTGAAGATGACGTGAG GTTCTTGGTGCGTGTGTCCTACCTAGAAATCTACAATGAAGAAGTGCGGGATCTTTTGGGTAAAGATCAGACACACAGATTGGAGGTGAAGGAAAGACCAGATGTTGGCGTCTATGTCAAGGATCTCTCGGCCTTTGTTGTAAACAATGCTGATGACATGGACAGGATTATGACATTAGGCAACAAAAATC gcGTTGTTGGTTCGACGAATATGAATGCGACAAGTTCAAGGTCACATGCCATTTTCACCGTCACAATAGAATGTGGTGAGAAGGGACCAGATGGAAAACATCACGTGCGCGTCGGCAAGCTTCATCTAGTCGATTTAGCC GGCTCTGAAAGACAAGCCAAAACTGGTGCTACAGGCATGAGGCTGAAGGAAGCGACCAAGATCAATCTGTCCTTGTCGACCCTCGGGAACGTAATCTCGGCTCTTGTTGATGGCAAGAGCACACATATACCCTACAGGAACTCTAAACTGACTAGACTGCTGCAGGACTCTCTTGGTggaaattctaaaacacttaTG ATTGCAAATGTGGGTCCTGCTGACTACAACTTTGACGAGAGCATTAGTACGCTTCGATATGCCAACCGAGCCAAAAACATCAAGAACAAAGCCAAAATCAATGAGGATCCCAAAGACGCCCTCTTACGGCAGTTCCAGAAAGAGATTGAAGAGTTAAAGCGGCAACTTGACGAAG aggGTATCGAGGGCAGCGGCTCCGATGAGACAGATACGGATGAAGAGGAAGTCATCATCAATGGAGTCAAGCAGAAGAGGGGacggaggaagaagaagactgGGG CCAAGCTCTCCAAGGAGAAGATGTCCGAGATCCAGGCGAAGATCGAGGCTGATCGTAAAATGTTGGAGACAAAGAAAGACATGGAAGAGGAGGAACGTGACCGGGTGAAGATGGATCTTGAAACGAAAGAGCAGGAACTGAGAAAAGCCCA AGAAGAGCAAGACGCCCTCCAGCTCAAGCTTTCTgcgattgagaaaaaaattattgtggGTGGTGAGAATCTCTTGGAGAAGGCTGAGGAACAGGAGCGACTCCTGGAGGAGAGCGCTAAAGAGCTCGAGGAACGCCAACAGAAAGAAGAGGAACTGAAGAAAGCACTGGAAGAAAAAGAG GGCGAGACATTAGAGATGGAAGGGAAGTACAACACACTCCAGGAGGAAGCTCAATATAAGACCAAAAAGATGAAGAAGCTCTTTGTGATGTTGATGCAGGCCAAGTCTGAG GTTGTTGATCTTCAACAAGAGCACCAGAGAGAGATGGAGGGCCTGCTTGAGAATATCAGGGAAATGACACGTGAATTAAAACTTCAGATGCTGACTATTGACACATTCATACCTCCAGAATACCAG GAGATGATTGAGCAGTACGTACACTGGAATGAAGACATAGGTGAATGGCAGCTCAAGTGTGTGGCGTATAGCGGGAACAACATGCGAAAACAGACGCCCCAAGATGTTAGTAAAGATAAAGAAAAG TTTGAAGAGACTGATATGCAGGAAATCTTCCTAGCCTACACAGCTGAGGGAGCCCAACAAGCCTTGAACAAACCTGCTAAGCCAACTAAAGGAAAGTCGGGGAGCCGGCCAAAGTCTTCCCGACCAAAGTCATCAAAAGG GCGGTCAGAGAAGACAAGCAGGAAGAAAGCCGAGACGATGGATAACGAATTTGATGGATTAGTACCGTAG